A section of the Humulus lupulus chromosome 2, drHumLupu1.1, whole genome shotgun sequence genome encodes:
- the LOC133819984 gene encoding CRIB domain-containing protein RIC7 has translation MQPLPLILLFSKRVFCFFIYLTCTQARRKMTTKVKGLLKGLRYISQIFDEKEEEIQIGFPTDVKHVAHIGWDGPSANNGPSWMSEFRTPTEVSSGPLEATGPMNSQQGTQDPLTQNENTKSRRHHSSNLGGSEASSPTKRGPSSEGKHSRRRRSTTDASASSPARDSSGSSRHSRRQHKSNLGVDSAGQDQPAIPRSSRRKKGSSSTEGSSTRSSRSKGHHSLTDTQYSDLGTESETGLELKNNEEQVRRE, from the exons ATGCAGCCATTGCCTCTTATTCTTCTGTTTTCAAAAAGggttttttgtttctttatttatttgacTTGTACACAAGCCAGAAGAAAGATGACCACCAAGGTTAAGGGCCTGTTGAAAGGCCTCAGATACATTTCACAGATATTTG ATGAGAAAGAAGAGGAAATACAAATTGGGTTTCCCACTGATGTAAAGCATGTTGCTCACATTGGTTGGGATGGCCCTTCTGCCAATAATGGCCCCAGTTGG ATGAGTGAGTTCAGGACCCCTACAGAAGTGTCATCAGGGCCATTGGAAGCTACTGGCCCAATGAACTCCCAACAAG GCACTCAAGACCCTTTAACACAAAATGAAAATACGAAATCAAGGCGCCACCATTCGAGCAATTTGGGCGGCTCGGAAGCTAGTTCGCCAACCAAGAGAGGCCCCTCTTCGGAGGGTAAGCATTCCAGGCGCCGCCGTTCAACAACAGATGCTTCTGCTAGCTCCCCTGCTCGTGATTCGTCTGGCAGTTCTCGCCATTCTAGGCGGCAACACAAGTCTAATCTTGGAGTGGACTCAGCTGGTCAGGACCAACCTGCTATCCCAAGAAGCTCTCGTAGGAAGAAGGGGTCATCATCAACCGAAGGAAGCTCCACAAGATCATCAAGATCAAAAGGCCATCATTCATTGACAGATACTCAATACTCTGATCTTGGAACAGAGTCTGAAACAGGGCTTGAATTGAAGAACAATGAGGAACAAGTCAGGAGGgaataa
- the LOC133819983 gene encoding kinesin-like protein KIN-10A isoform X2 — MAPTPSSKSNQGNPSQFKTPNSKHRLQFHGSKPHPSPTPNSAARENQNPPEHPVEVIARIRDYPDRKDQQPISTLQINPLKQSIRVRADFGYRDFGLDGVSLSEEEDLGSFYSNFVQSRINSVKLGEKCTIMMYGPTGSGKSHTMFGCSKQPGIVYRSLRDILGDDDDDGDSDGERVGVGTFVQVTVLEIYNEEIYDLLSSNGGGGGFGLGWPKGNGSNSKVKLEVMGKKAKNATYISGNEAGKISKEIQKVEKRRIVKSTLCNERSSRSHCLVILDVPTVGGRLMLVDMAGSENIDQAGQVGFEAKMQTGKINQGNIALKRVVESIANGDSHVPFRDSKLTMLLQDSFEDDKSKMLMILCASPDPKEIHKTISTLEYGAKAKCIVRGPLTPVKDKAGGEDSSSAVILGSRIAAMDEFIMKLQKENKLREKERNEAHKELLKKEDEVKALSAKLELMEGRGSGENEEEVNSKVNEWAQNLKCELDKKLEECQKMANDFVELERRRMEERILQQQQELEMLRRRLEEIELELRSKEGNAEGNTNKSIENDGSGFAKRLMGIYASSDDASMVKSMDLDMDDQEPVFRGFTYDKNGSPGFNQPLSSTLNGTLGNDLFAPTYGDKVSLSTVYEEDEVEEEEENKKNDEDEEVKKEIIEEKKVCVVNSLNPITNVSPSPLTFSHQICQETPGEDDYFKSNLEERFESLGLKSVPQDDKDSVSSRKIRIQNIFTLCGNQRELSKHIGTPMPMKKGSENIDPQELMMKVGGVGVRE; from the exons ATGGCGCCTACGCCTTCATCAAAATCCAATCAAGGCAACCCCAGCCAGTTCAAGACCCCAAATTCAAAGCACCGCCTTCAATTCCACGGCTCCAAGCCTCACCCATCACCCACTCCAAACTCCGCAGCCCGAGAAAACCAGAACCCTCCTGAGCATCCCGTCGAAGTAATCGCCCGAATCCGGGACTACCCAGATCGGAAAGACCAACAGCCCATTTCCACTCTGCAGATCAACCCTCTAAAGCAGAGTATTCGGGTTCGTGCCGATTTCGGGTACCGGGACTTTGGTCTTGATGGGGTTTCTTTGTCGGAGGAAGAGGATCTTGGATCCTTCTATAGTAATTTCGTACAGTCAAGGATAAATAGTGTCAAATTGGGTGAGAAATGTACCATCATGATGTACGGACCCACGGGTTCGGGGAAGAGTCACACCATGTTCGGTTGCTCCAAACAACCGGGGATTGTTTACAGGTCTCTCAGAGATATTCTTGGGGACGATGATGATGATGGCGATTCAGATGGCGAGCGAGTTGGGGTTGGGACATTTGTTCAGGTCACTGTTTTGGAAATTTATAATGAGGAGATATATGATCTCTTGTCAAGCAATGGTGGTGGAGGAGGATTTGGCCTTGGATGGCCCAAGGGAAATGGCTCCAATTCAAAG GTAAAGCTTGAAGTGATGGGGAAAAAAGCCAAAAATGCAACATACATATCTGGAAATGAAGCTGGCAAGATCTCGAAAGAGATTCAgaaggtggagaagagaaggattGTTAAGAGCACCCTTTGTAATGAAAGAAGCTCCCGAAGCCATTGCCTG GTCATCCTTGATGTCCCAACAGTGGGAGGACGGTTAATGCTTGTTGACATGGCTGGTTCTGAAAACATTGACCAAGCTGGTCAAGTTGGTTTTGAGGCAAAAATGCAG ACAGGAAAGATAAATCAAGGAAACATAGCATTGAAAAGAGTGGTTGAATCCATTGCTAATGGAGACTCTCATGTACCCTTTAGGGACAGCAAATTGACTATGCTTCTGCAG GATTCTTTTGAGGATGACAAGTCAAAAATGTTAATGATACTATGTGCTAGCCCGGATCCAAAGGAGATACACAAGACAATCTCCACTCTTGAATATGGAGCAAAAGCAAAGTGTATTGTCCGTGGCCCTCTTACTCCAGTTAAGGATAAAGCTGGTGGTGAAGATTCTTCCTCTGCTGTGATTTTAGGATCAAGGATTGCTGCAATGGATGAATTTATCATGAAGCTACAAAAGGAGAACAAACTAAGAGAGAAAGAACGAAATGAAGCTCACAAGGAACTACTGAAGAAAGAAGACGAGGTCAAAGCTTTGAGTGCTAAACTTGAGCTTATGGAAGGGAGAGGTTCTGGAGAAAATGAGGAGGAAgttaactcaaaggtaaatgaGTGGGCTCAGAATTTGAAATGTGAACTAGACAAGAAGTTGGAGGAATGCCAGAAAATGGCCAATGATTTTGTTGAATTGGAGAGGAGGAGAATGGAAGAAAGGATACTGCAGCAGCAGCAAGAACTTGAGATGCTGAGGCGGCGGTTGGAGGAAATTGAGTTGGAATTGCGTTCAAAAGAAGGGAATGCTGAGGGGAATACTAATAAATCTATAGAAAATGATGGGAGTGGATTTGCAAAGAGGCTGATGGGGATTTATGCTAGCAGTGATGATGCAAGCATGGTAAAGTCAATGGATCTTGACATGGATGATCAAGAACCAGTTTTTCGTGGCTTTACTTATGACAAGAACGGCAGCCCTGGTTTTAACCAGCCTCTTTCAAGTACTTTGAATGGTACTCTGGGAAATGATCTTTTTGCTCCAACATATGGTGACAAAGTATCTCTAAGCACTGTTTATGAGGAAGATGAAGTTGAAGAGGAggaggaaaataaaaaaaatgatgaagatgaagaagTGAAAAAGGAAATCATAGAGGAGAAGAAGGTTTGTGTGGTAAACAGTTTGAATCCTATCACTAATGTGAGTCCGAGTCCCTTGACATTTTCACACCAGATTTGTCAGGAGACTCCAGGGGAAGATGATTATTTTAAATCGAATTTGGAGGAAAGATTTGAGAGTTTAGGACTCAAAAGTGTACCTCAAGATGACAAGGATTCAGTGTCTTCAAGAAAAATCCGAATTCAAAATATTTTCACACTATGTGGGAATCAAAGAGAACTATCTAAACACATCGGCACACCAATGCCTATGAAAAAAGGATCAGAAAATATTGATCCTCAAGAGTTGATGATGAAAGTGGGAGGAGTTGGGGTAA GAGAATAA
- the LOC133819983 gene encoding kinesin-like protein KIN-10A isoform X1: MAPTPSSKSNQGNPSQFKTPNSKHRLQFHGSKPHPSPTPNSAARENQNPPEHPVEVIARIRDYPDRKDQQPISTLQINPLKQSIRVRADFGYRDFGLDGVSLSEEEDLGSFYSNFVQSRINSVKLGEKCTIMMYGPTGSGKSHTMFGCSKQPGIVYRSLRDILGDDDDDGDSDGERVGVGTFVQVTVLEIYNEEIYDLLSSNGGGGGFGLGWPKGNGSNSKVKLEVMGKKAKNATYISGNEAGKISKEIQKVEKRRIVKSTLCNERSSRSHCLVILDVPTVGGRLMLVDMAGSENIDQAGQVGFEAKMQTGKINQGNIALKRVVESIANGDSHVPFRDSKLTMLLQDSFEDDKSKMLMILCASPDPKEIHKTISTLEYGAKAKCIVRGPLTPVKDKAGGEDSSSAVILGSRIAAMDEFIMKLQKENKLREKERNEAHKELLKKEDEVKALSAKLELMEGRGSGENEEEVNSKVNEWAQNLKCELDKKLEECQKMANDFVELERRRMEERILQQQQELEMLRRRLEEIELELRSKEGNAEGNTNKSIENDGSGFAKRLMGIYASSDDASMVKSMDLDMDDQEPVFRGFTYDKNGSPGFNQPLSSTLNGTLGNDLFAPTYGDKVSLSTVYEEDEVEEEEENKKNDEDEEVKKEIIEEKKVCVVNSLNPITNVSPSPLTFSHQICQETPGEDDYFKSNLEERFESLGLKSVPQDDKDSVSSRKIRIQNIFTLCGNQRELSKHIGTPMPMKKGSENIDPQELMMKVGGVGENKAPALKDLSAKGTNSPSHLLATPLPLRSLENIATTSPELGPHLGSTPFITLRRRL, encoded by the exons ATGGCGCCTACGCCTTCATCAAAATCCAATCAAGGCAACCCCAGCCAGTTCAAGACCCCAAATTCAAAGCACCGCCTTCAATTCCACGGCTCCAAGCCTCACCCATCACCCACTCCAAACTCCGCAGCCCGAGAAAACCAGAACCCTCCTGAGCATCCCGTCGAAGTAATCGCCCGAATCCGGGACTACCCAGATCGGAAAGACCAACAGCCCATTTCCACTCTGCAGATCAACCCTCTAAAGCAGAGTATTCGGGTTCGTGCCGATTTCGGGTACCGGGACTTTGGTCTTGATGGGGTTTCTTTGTCGGAGGAAGAGGATCTTGGATCCTTCTATAGTAATTTCGTACAGTCAAGGATAAATAGTGTCAAATTGGGTGAGAAATGTACCATCATGATGTACGGACCCACGGGTTCGGGGAAGAGTCACACCATGTTCGGTTGCTCCAAACAACCGGGGATTGTTTACAGGTCTCTCAGAGATATTCTTGGGGACGATGATGATGATGGCGATTCAGATGGCGAGCGAGTTGGGGTTGGGACATTTGTTCAGGTCACTGTTTTGGAAATTTATAATGAGGAGATATATGATCTCTTGTCAAGCAATGGTGGTGGAGGAGGATTTGGCCTTGGATGGCCCAAGGGAAATGGCTCCAATTCAAAG GTAAAGCTTGAAGTGATGGGGAAAAAAGCCAAAAATGCAACATACATATCTGGAAATGAAGCTGGCAAGATCTCGAAAGAGATTCAgaaggtggagaagagaaggattGTTAAGAGCACCCTTTGTAATGAAAGAAGCTCCCGAAGCCATTGCCTG GTCATCCTTGATGTCCCAACAGTGGGAGGACGGTTAATGCTTGTTGACATGGCTGGTTCTGAAAACATTGACCAAGCTGGTCAAGTTGGTTTTGAGGCAAAAATGCAG ACAGGAAAGATAAATCAAGGAAACATAGCATTGAAAAGAGTGGTTGAATCCATTGCTAATGGAGACTCTCATGTACCCTTTAGGGACAGCAAATTGACTATGCTTCTGCAG GATTCTTTTGAGGATGACAAGTCAAAAATGTTAATGATACTATGTGCTAGCCCGGATCCAAAGGAGATACACAAGACAATCTCCACTCTTGAATATGGAGCAAAAGCAAAGTGTATTGTCCGTGGCCCTCTTACTCCAGTTAAGGATAAAGCTGGTGGTGAAGATTCTTCCTCTGCTGTGATTTTAGGATCAAGGATTGCTGCAATGGATGAATTTATCATGAAGCTACAAAAGGAGAACAAACTAAGAGAGAAAGAACGAAATGAAGCTCACAAGGAACTACTGAAGAAAGAAGACGAGGTCAAAGCTTTGAGTGCTAAACTTGAGCTTATGGAAGGGAGAGGTTCTGGAGAAAATGAGGAGGAAgttaactcaaaggtaaatgaGTGGGCTCAGAATTTGAAATGTGAACTAGACAAGAAGTTGGAGGAATGCCAGAAAATGGCCAATGATTTTGTTGAATTGGAGAGGAGGAGAATGGAAGAAAGGATACTGCAGCAGCAGCAAGAACTTGAGATGCTGAGGCGGCGGTTGGAGGAAATTGAGTTGGAATTGCGTTCAAAAGAAGGGAATGCTGAGGGGAATACTAATAAATCTATAGAAAATGATGGGAGTGGATTTGCAAAGAGGCTGATGGGGATTTATGCTAGCAGTGATGATGCAAGCATGGTAAAGTCAATGGATCTTGACATGGATGATCAAGAACCAGTTTTTCGTGGCTTTACTTATGACAAGAACGGCAGCCCTGGTTTTAACCAGCCTCTTTCAAGTACTTTGAATGGTACTCTGGGAAATGATCTTTTTGCTCCAACATATGGTGACAAAGTATCTCTAAGCACTGTTTATGAGGAAGATGAAGTTGAAGAGGAggaggaaaataaaaaaaatgatgaagatgaagaagTGAAAAAGGAAATCATAGAGGAGAAGAAGGTTTGTGTGGTAAACAGTTTGAATCCTATCACTAATGTGAGTCCGAGTCCCTTGACATTTTCACACCAGATTTGTCAGGAGACTCCAGGGGAAGATGATTATTTTAAATCGAATTTGGAGGAAAGATTTGAGAGTTTAGGACTCAAAAGTGTACCTCAAGATGACAAGGATTCAGTGTCTTCAAGAAAAATCCGAATTCAAAATATTTTCACACTATGTGGGAATCAAAGAGAACTATCTAAACACATCGGCACACCAATGCCTATGAAAAAAGGATCAGAAAATATTGATCCTCAAGAGTTGATGATGAAAGTGGGAGGAGTTGGG GAGAATAAAGCTCCAGCCCTCAAGGACTTGTCAGCAAAGGGAACTAATTCTCCAAGTCATCTTCTAGCAACTCCTTTACCCTTGAGATCACTGGAGAACATTGCTACCACATCACCTGAACTTGGACCCCACTTGGGTTCTACGCCTTTCATCACACTTAGAAGAAGACTTTAG
- the LOC133815755 gene encoding uncharacterized protein LOC133815755: protein MESFAHNHLRLHHSKTSQPPTNAIALFESTVLYLTRESLSQPHLIHLTRSPMPYNITEFFKSQPLTLSWDNDNHSDDDHGDDRLRVRCGGKLNAICTHFKGYHCNGIICFQHYYDRKVKIVFYNPTLRQCKILDQPQLSVPDYWRRTNGFGYDRRSKVYKYVEIFFKLRGYKAQICSLSSSSHTWSEIDISSDVGKFIGFSGVYLNSVYYWNNGSSYGVVSFDMCTEKFSIISLIPETDYCSASLSVWKNESVVLLTLEPRESYFPITTSYRMWVLTDDSNGGGGGGGGGPYWRNHLVIGPLPPSKDLFHCLDFWSDEELLIRRVKTYQKILSYNIRSKRIRELDIPHNLTYVSLTLYSKSLVSLFNHR, encoded by the coding sequence ATGGAGTCATTCGCACATAACCACCTTCGTCTTCATCATTCCAAAACTTCACAGCCTCCTACCAACGCCATAGCTCTGTTTGAGTCTACAGTACTTTACTTAACACGAGAATCTCTCTCACAACCTCATTTGATTCATCTGACTCGGTCCCCAATGCCATACAATATAACTGAATTCTTCAAATCACAACCTCTCACCCTCTCCTGGGATAACGATAATCACAGTGATGATGATCATGGTGATGACAGGCTTCGAGTTCGTTGTGGAGGAAAGCTCAATGCCATCTGCACACATTTCAAAGGCTATCACTGTAATGGCATTATTTGTTTCCAACACTATTACGATCGAAAAGTCAAAATCGTCTTCTACAACCCAACACTGAGACAATGCAAGATTTTAGATCAACCCCAACTTTCTGTTCCTGATTATTGGAGAAGGACAAATGGATTTGGGTACGATCGAAGATCAAAGGTTTACAAATATGTCGAAATTTTCTTCAAGCTAAGAGGATACAAAGCTCAAATTTGTAGTCTGAGCAGTAGCAGCCATACTTGGAGTGAGATCGATATCAGTAGTGACGTTGGTAAATTCATTGGTTTTTCGGGAGTCTACTTGAATTCTGTTTATTATTGGAACAATGGTTCTTCTTACGGAGTTGTTTCATTTGACATGTGTACTGAGAAATTCAGTATCATATCGTTGATACCAGAGACTGATTATTGTTCGGCTTCACTTTCAGTTTGGAAGAATGAGTCGGTTGTGCTTTTAACCCTCGAGCCCAGGGAAAGTTATTTCCCTATCACTACGAGTTATAGAATGTGGGTTCTGACCGATGACTCTAACggaggaggaggtggaggtggaggtggCCCTTATTGGAGGAACCATCTTGTGATTGGTCCATTGCCACCATCGAAGGATCTGTTTCATTGCTTGGATTTTTGGAGCGATGAAGAACTGCTGATAAGGCGTGTGAAGACGTACCAAAAGATTCTGTCATACAACATTCGAAGCAAGAGGATTAGAGAGTTGGATATTCCTCACAACTTGACTTATGTCAGTTTGACTTTGTATTCAAAAAGTTTGGTTTCGTTATTCAACCATCGTTAg
- the LOC133815757 gene encoding polyubiquitin-like, with amino-acid sequence METTRHWRLLSKGYKKLPSSNLASSQHEKNIFRRFVKVAPLKIIATKAIRNLKTRLRRQKENSRKVKESHLEDDDDDEYEQITVDDKIQNQHKDQNQRLNRQQHSTSMKIYVKIASNKKTIVVEARGYHIVHEIKSKILVAEGVKQDQYSLFHGGKSLEDYRTLVSLGIKTESTLHLIFHPRTLLPIIVRTPTGKLLSFEVQVLYTIRNVKTIVESFVGCPVDECKIFYAGNELEDCKSLAFYEIEENSTLELQPSWIQIFVKTWSSKTITLHVMRSNSIREVKEKLFCKVGMPICRQNIVFCGRILDENRSLLCYNVEKHSTLHMLLKH; translated from the exons ATGGAAACAACGAGGCATTGGAGACTTTTATCCAAAGGATACAAGAAACTCCCATCAAGCAACTTGGCTTCATCTCAACATGAg AAAAACATATTCAGAAGATTTGTGAAAGTAGCACCCTTGAAGATCATAGCAACTAAAGCCATCAGAAACTTGAAAACCAGGTTACGTAGACAGAAAGAAAATTCAAGAAAAGTTAAAGAATCCCATttggaagatgatgatgatgatgagtatGAACAGATAACAGTTGATGACAAGATTCAAAACCAGCACAAGGACCAGAATCAGCGTTTGAATCGCCAGCAGCATTCAACTTCTATGAAAATATATGTCAAAATAGCCTCAAACAAGAAAACTATTGTTGTTGAAGCAAGAGGTTATCACATTGTCCACGAAATCAAATCCAAGATTCTTGTTGCTGAAGGAGTCAAACAAGATCAGTACTCTCTATTCCATGGGGGGAAAAGCCTTGAGGATTACAGGACATTGGTGTCACTTGGAATAAAAACCGAATCAACCCTTCATTTGATCTTCCATCCTAGAACTTTGTTGCCAATCATTGTTAGAACCCCAACTGGGAAGCTTCTGAGTTTCGAAGTACAAGTCTTGTACACCATTCGCAATGTCAAAACAATCGTCGAGAGCTTTGTAGGGTGTCCAGTCGACGAATGCAAGATATTTTACGCAGGGAATGAGCTCGAGGACTGCAAGAGCTTGGCCTTTTATGAGATCGAAGAGAATTCGACTTTGGAGCTGCAGCCTTCTTGGATTCAAATTTTTGTTAAGACTTGGAGCTCAAAGACCATAACACTCCATGTTATGAGATCGAATTCAATCAGAGAGGTGAAGGAAAAGCTCTTTTGCAAGGTGGGAATGCCAATTTGCAGGCAGAATATTGTATTTTGTGGAAGAATACTTGATGAAAATCGGAGTCTGTTGTGTTACAATGTGGAAAAGCACTCCACTCTTCATATGTTATTGAAACATTGA
- the LOC133819985 gene encoding plastid-lipid-associated protein 6, chloroplastic, giving the protein MATASSPSFLLLPHSLTLHSSVSHSCLVPTTAQFPKRRRLLGHGDRRRSLSLRSAENDVSAAVEPPPPPPPPPEEDVRSPRNYLLPNLKLKLLSAVSGVNRGLAASEDDLLKAEEAAKELEAAGGSVDLSKDLDKLQGRWKLIYSSAFSSRTLGGSRPGPPTGRLLPITLGQVFQRIDIFSRDFDNIVDLELGAPWPLPPIEVTATLAHKFEFTGSAKIKITFEKTTVKSTGNLSQLPPLELPRLPDGLRPQSNPGSGEFEVTYLDDDIRVTRGDRGELRVFVVS; this is encoded by the exons ATGGCGACAGCCTCTTCTCCAAGCTTCCTCCTCCTTCCCCACTCTCTCACTCTTCACTCCTCTGTGTCTCACTCTTGCCTTGTTCCAACCACGGCTCAGTTCCCCAAACGACGTCGTTTGTTGGGTCATGGAGATCGTAGGAGAAGCCTTTCTCTGAGATCAGCTGAGAATGATGTTTCTGCTGCTGTTGAGCCTCCCCCGCCGCCTCCACCTCCGCCCGAGGAGGACGTTAGGTCGCCCAGAAATTATCTCCTGCCCAACTTAAAGCTCAAGTTATTG AGTGCTGTGTCTGGGGTAAATAGAGGCCTTGCAGCAAGCGAGGATGATCTACTCAAGGCAGAAGAGGCTGCCAAGGAGCTTGAGGCAGCTGGAGGATCAGTAGATTTATCAAAAGATCTTGATAAACTGCAAGGGAGATGGAAACTGATATATAGCAGTGCCTTTTCTTCTCGAACTCTAGGGGGGAGCCGTCCTGGTCCTCCCACTGGAAGGTTACTTCCAATAACTCTTGGCCAG GTATTTCAGCGTATTGACATCTTTAGCAGGGACTTTGATAACATAGTCGACCTTGAATTAGGTGCTCCTTGGCCATTGCCGCCTATTGAAGTGACTGCCACATTAGCCCATAAATTTGAATTCACAG GATCTGCAAAGATTAAAATTACATTCGAGAAAACGACAGTAAAATCAACTGGAAACCTGTCTCAACTTCCGCCATTGGAGTTACCTCGGCTTCCAGATGGATTAAGGCCTCAATCTAATCCGGGAAGTGGTGAATTTGAAGTTACTTATCTGGATGATGATATACGAGTCACCAGAGGAGATAGAGGGGAGCTAAGGGTTTTTGTGGTGTCTTAA